From a single Longimicrobium sp. genomic region:
- a CDS encoding R2-like ligand-binding oxidase — MPTAFQSTSPAGLDFASPPMRLWQKAKKLGVWDPAEIDLSHDARDWRRLADDEKDVILRLTALFQGGEESVTMDLLPLMMVVAGEGRLEEEMYLTSFLWEEAKHVESFRRFLDEVAEEHGDLSRYHGPSWLRIFADELPAAMHRLRDDASPAAQAAASVTYNMIVEGVLAETGYHAYDAVLQRNGIMPGMQRVIAHIRRDESRHIAYGVYLLSRLLAEHGDAVWDAIESRLNELLQPALGIVAEVFAAYDVPPF, encoded by the coding sequence ATGCCGACCGCCTTCCAATCCACATCTCCCGCCGGACTCGACTTCGCCAGCCCGCCCATGCGGCTGTGGCAGAAGGCGAAGAAGCTCGGCGTGTGGGACCCGGCGGAAATCGACCTGTCGCACGACGCGCGCGACTGGCGGCGGCTGGCCGACGACGAGAAGGACGTCATCCTGCGCCTGACCGCGCTCTTCCAGGGCGGCGAGGAGTCGGTGACGATGGACCTCCTGCCGCTGATGATGGTCGTCGCCGGCGAGGGGCGGCTGGAGGAGGAGATGTACCTCACCTCCTTCCTCTGGGAAGAGGCCAAGCACGTCGAGTCCTTCCGCCGGTTCCTGGACGAGGTCGCGGAGGAGCACGGCGACCTCTCGCGGTACCACGGCCCCAGCTGGCTCCGCATCTTCGCCGACGAGCTCCCCGCGGCGATGCACCGGCTGCGCGACGACGCGTCGCCGGCGGCGCAGGCCGCGGCGTCCGTCACCTACAACATGATCGTCGAGGGGGTGCTGGCCGAGACGGGCTACCACGCCTACGACGCGGTGCTGCAGCGCAACGGCATCATGCCCGGGATGCAGCGCGTGATCGCCCACATCCGCCGCGACGAGTCGCGCCACATCGCGTACGGCGTGTACCTCCTCTCCCGCCTCCTGGCCGAGCACGGCGACGCCGTCTGGGACGCGATCGAGTCGCGGCTGAACGAGCTGCTGCAGCCCGCGCTGGGGATCGTGGCCGAGGTCTTCGCCGCGTACGACGTGCCGCCGTTCG
- a CDS encoding SCP2 sterol-binding domain-containing protein yields MEIGRQMEVFTDEWARACCEALNRSEAYRVSAATWEGAIVLAMSADPAQGVESDRAIWIDAHQGACRGSRMATDDEVATAPFVFRADPASWKRLLRGEIEPVAAVMQGKLRLVRGNLFTLAKYAQAAKDMVHAAATVGGTFPETDSA; encoded by the coding sequence ATGGAGATCGGACGGCAGATGGAGGTGTTCACGGACGAATGGGCGCGCGCCTGCTGCGAGGCGCTGAACCGCAGCGAGGCGTACCGCGTCTCCGCCGCCACGTGGGAGGGAGCGATCGTGCTGGCGATGTCGGCCGACCCGGCGCAGGGCGTCGAGTCCGACCGCGCGATCTGGATCGACGCGCACCAGGGCGCCTGCCGCGGCTCGCGGATGGCGACGGACGACGAGGTGGCGACCGCGCCCTTCGTCTTCCGCGCCGACCCCGCGTCGTGGAAGCGCCTCCTGCGCGGCGAGATCGAGCCCGTCGCCGCGGTGATGCAGGGGAAGCTGCGCCTGGTCCGCGGCAACCTGTTCACGCTCGCCAAGTACGCGCAGGCCGCGAAGGACATGGTGCACGCCGCCGCGACGGTCGGCGGCACGTTTCCGGAGACGGACAGTGCGTGA
- a CDS encoding cytochrome b/b6 domain-containing protein — MDHAAPHPEHAPEPKRHHWIVRATHWVNVVALTLMIGSGLRIFNAYPMFARKGESFCCWPWEGTAIPPWLTFGGWLAGARNWHFAMMWVLAVNGAVYLAFIWLHGEWRDLVPRRGDPRDAWEMIKFYLFVRKTHPRQGKHNALQKGVYFALPWLGVLAVLTGLAIWKPVQLAPLTNLFGGYVWARYWHFVVMLALVLLGLGHVFMVFAVDPQSLVAMVTGRYDESRSPEALNARPFLRRKPMPALKIARPPAPSRSPDMAKGDGDRVAAASSAQAAAGDGGAGDRVRGDAPDASSALTASGDGDAEPAAIPVPDEDGDAARGDSAEMDAPESGKEAGR; from the coding sequence ATGGATCACGCCGCGCCGCACCCCGAGCACGCGCCGGAACCGAAGCGCCACCACTGGATCGTGCGCGCCACGCACTGGGTGAACGTGGTGGCGCTCACGCTCATGATCGGCAGCGGGCTGCGCATCTTCAACGCCTATCCCATGTTCGCGCGCAAGGGCGAGTCCTTCTGCTGCTGGCCGTGGGAGGGGACGGCCATTCCGCCGTGGCTGACCTTCGGCGGATGGCTGGCCGGCGCGCGCAACTGGCACTTCGCGATGATGTGGGTGCTGGCCGTCAACGGCGCCGTCTACCTGGCGTTCATCTGGCTGCACGGCGAGTGGCGCGACCTCGTCCCCCGCCGCGGCGATCCGCGCGACGCGTGGGAGATGATCAAGTTCTACCTCTTCGTCCGGAAGACGCACCCGCGCCAGGGCAAGCACAACGCGCTGCAGAAGGGCGTCTACTTCGCGCTCCCCTGGCTCGGCGTGCTGGCGGTGCTCACCGGGTTGGCGATCTGGAAGCCCGTCCAGTTGGCGCCGCTGACGAACCTGTTCGGCGGCTACGTCTGGGCGCGCTACTGGCACTTCGTGGTGATGCTGGCGCTGGTGCTGCTGGGGCTCGGCCACGTCTTCATGGTCTTCGCCGTCGATCCGCAGTCGCTCGTCGCCATGGTCACCGGCCGCTACGACGAGTCCCGCTCGCCCGAGGCGCTGAACGCGCGCCCCTTCCTGCGCCGCAAACCCATGCCCGCGCTCAAGATCGCGCGTCCGCCCGCGCCGTCTCGATCTCCAGACATGGCTAAAGGAGATGGAGATCGGGTAGCTGCCGCGTCATCTGCGCAAGCGGCAGCGGGTGATGGAGGTGCGGGAGATCGGGTGCGCGGAGATGCTCCGGATGCATCCAGCGCACTCACGGCGTCGGGGGATGGAGATGCTGAACCCGCCGCGATCCCGGTCCCGGACGAGGATGGCGACGCGGCGCGCGGTGATTCGGCGGAGATGGATGCGCCGGAGAGCGGAAAGGAGGCGGGGCGATGA
- a CDS encoding molybdopterin-dependent oxidoreductase: MMDRRRFLTLGGLSAAALIAEACDSRGPKSAQKLLRWAERENEGVERFLFRHTSMDHAASARNAGRRMPSYYISDKPPVWDEAARGAWALEVTGAVARPLRLTLRDLARLPHLTQRINHYCVEGWTAATTFTGVRVSHLAQLAGIRPDAQYVDFQSFDSGYHESWDLESAMHPQTLVAFAREGRFLDPWYGAPARVHSPVKLGYKNTKYLTKVVFLPHRNGGYWSDKGYEWYGGT, encoded by the coding sequence ATGATGGACCGGCGGCGGTTCCTGACGCTGGGCGGCCTGTCGGCGGCGGCGCTGATCGCGGAGGCGTGCGACTCGCGCGGGCCGAAGAGCGCGCAGAAGCTCCTGCGCTGGGCGGAGCGGGAGAACGAGGGGGTGGAGCGCTTCCTCTTCCGCCACACGTCGATGGACCATGCGGCCAGCGCGCGCAACGCGGGCCGGCGGATGCCGTCCTACTACATCTCCGACAAACCGCCGGTGTGGGACGAGGCGGCGCGCGGCGCGTGGGCGCTGGAGGTGACGGGCGCCGTCGCGCGGCCGCTGCGGCTGACGCTGCGCGACCTGGCGCGGCTGCCGCACCTCACGCAGCGCATCAACCACTACTGCGTGGAGGGCTGGACCGCGGCGACGACGTTCACCGGCGTGCGGGTGAGCCACCTCGCGCAGCTCGCGGGGATCAGGCCCGACGCGCAGTACGTCGACTTCCAGAGCTTCGACAGCGGCTACCACGAGAGCTGGGACCTGGAGAGCGCCATGCACCCGCAGACGCTCGTCGCCTTCGCGCGCGAGGGCCGCTTCCTGGATCCGTGGTACGGCGCCCCCGCCCGCGTCCATTCGCCCGTGAAGCTGGGCTACAAGAACACCAAGTACCTGACGAAGGTCGTCTTCCTCCCCCACCGCAACGGCGGCTACTGGAGCGACAAGGGATACGAGTGGTACGGGGGGACGTGA